One part of the Spirochaetota bacterium genome encodes these proteins:
- the dxr gene encoding 1-deoxy-D-xylulose-5-phosphate reductoisomerase encodes MLSNVIIFGSTGSIGLSTLKVIRQFGNRFTVKGLSCHKNIILLKEQILEFHPQYVAVSDEETCSTDEYKKLKKEFGSIVFYEGLEGLSQLVANGADILVVGIVGAAALKPTLESLQYIKRIAIANKETLVMAGDIFLKLLQRYAVELLPVDSEHCAIFTLLSGRNTDAIKRLILTASGGSVRHKPVETLDSVTVEEALMHPTWDMGKKITIDSATLMNKGLEVIEAHYLFKVPYESIEVMIHPESIIHGMVELIDGTLLAHMSITDMVYPIQRALTHPEVCSSEFGDVDLTAIGSLHFTKPDIKRYPALPLCYEAGRQGGTMPAVLNAANEVAVNAFLQKKISFTKIVSVVEKVLGKHSRIDNPDLQTIFNADAEARQLALTFI; translated from the coding sequence ATGCTTTCAAACGTAATAATATTTGGTTCCACCGGTTCAATAGGCCTTTCTACTCTTAAAGTGATACGTCAGTTTGGAAACAGATTTACTGTGAAAGGGCTATCGTGCCATAAAAACATAATACTTTTAAAAGAGCAGATACTTGAATTTCATCCACAATATGTTGCTGTAAGTGATGAAGAAACGTGTTCAACTGATGAATATAAAAAGTTAAAAAAGGAATTTGGTTCGATAGTATTTTATGAAGGGCTTGAAGGATTAAGTCAGCTTGTTGCCAATGGAGCTGATATTCTGGTTGTTGGCATTGTTGGTGCCGCAGCCCTTAAACCAACACTTGAGTCATTACAGTATATTAAGCGAATAGCCATTGCTAATAAAGAGACACTGGTTATGGCTGGTGATATTTTTTTAAAGCTTTTACAGCGGTATGCTGTTGAACTTTTACCTGTGGACAGTGAACACTGTGCTATATTTACATTGCTCAGTGGCAGAAATACGGATGCAATAAAGCGGTTAATACTTACAGCAAGTGGCGGTAGTGTGCGTCATAAACCGGTTGAAACGCTTGATAGTGTTACCGTGGAGGAAGCCCTGATGCACCCAACATGGGATATGGGCAAAAAGATTACTATAGATTCTGCAACGCTGATGAACAAGGGGCTTGAAGTTATAGAGGCTCATTACCTTTTTAAAGTACCGTATGAGTCAATTGAAGTGATGATTCATCCGGAAAGTATTATTCATGGTATGGTAGAACTCATTGATGGAACTTTGCTTGCACATATGAGCATTACTGATATGGTGTATCCCATACAGCGGGCATTAACCCATCCTGAAGTATGTAGCAGTGAATTTGGCGATGTTGATTTGACAGCAATAGGTTCCCTGCATTTTACAAAACCAGATATAAAGCGCTATCCGGCCTTACCGTTGTGTTATGAGGCAGGAAGACAGGGTGGCACCATGCCGGCAGTACTCAATGCAGCAAATGAGGTAGCTGTCAATGCGTTTTTACAAAAGAAGATTTCATTTACTAAAATAGTTTCTGTCGTTGAAAAGGTTTTAGGGAAGCATAGCAGGATTGATAATCCTGATTTGCAAACAATATTTAATGCTGATGCTGAAGCACGACAATTAGCACTAACTTTTATATGA
- the ispG gene encoding flavodoxin-dependent (E)-4-hydroxy-3-methylbut-2-enyl-diphosphate synthase — protein MNYSRRKTIPVHAGSLTIGGDAPVSLQSMTNIPVSQVKATVEQIIRLQQEGAQLVRLALRTEDDARYIKEIKKEVNIPLCADIHFNYKIALKAIENGIDKLRINPGNIGAKENVVALVEAARQRNIPIRIGVNSGSVDIKKYGEVNPQTLVASAMEHVQILEDCGYTNIVVSIKSSDLVQTIEANRLFASQRNYPIHIGLTEAGYGTDCIIASSMVIGTLLYEGIGDTIRVSMTGDPVNEVRVAKRILEIGGFRFRPFTIIACPTCGRTDTQLDILQLTQEVESMIKFKFEKTLIETHRHITIAVMGCEVNGPGEARHADVGIAGARDGRVVLFAKGEKKKILKASEAVKAIEEEIQAMVVK, from the coding sequence ATGAATTATTCCCGCAGAAAAACCATTCCTGTACACGCAGGAAGTTTAACCATTGGTGGTGATGCACCTGTGTCGTTGCAGTCGATGACAAATATTCCTGTAAGCCAGGTAAAAGCAACCGTTGAGCAGATTATACGATTGCAGCAGGAAGGGGCACAACTTGTACGACTGGCATTGCGTACCGAAGATGATGCCCGGTATATAAAAGAAATAAAGAAAGAAGTAAATATACCCTTGTGCGCTGATATTCATTTCAATTACAAAATAGCACTGAAAGCCATTGAGAATGGCATAGATAAATTGCGTATTAATCCTGGCAACATTGGTGCAAAAGAAAATGTGGTGGCTCTTGTAGAGGCTGCTCGCCAGCGTAACATTCCCATACGGATAGGGGTAAACTCAGGTTCGGTAGATATAAAAAAATATGGGGAAGTAAATCCTCAAACGCTTGTTGCTTCGGCCATGGAGCATGTGCAGATTCTTGAAGATTGTGGGTATACAAATATCGTTGTTTCCATAAAATCATCGGATTTAGTTCAGACGATTGAAGCAAACAGGCTCTTTGCATCACAGCGCAATTACCCCATCCATATAGGATTAACTGAAGCTGGTTATGGCACTGACTGTATTATTGCAAGCAGCATGGTTATTGGCACACTTCTGTATGAAGGTATTGGCGATACCATACGTGTCTCTATGACGGGTGATCCCGTCAATGAGGTAAGGGTTGCAAAGCGCATCCTGGAAATTGGTGGATTCCGCTTCAGGCCCTTTACCATCATTGCCTGCCCAACCTGTGGACGCACCGATACACAATTAGATATTCTGCAATTGACGCAGGAAGTAGAATCAATGATAAAATTCAAATTTGAAAAAACATTGATTGAAACGCATAGGCATATAACGATAGCAGTGATGGGCTGTGAGGTAAATGGCCCCGGTGAGGCTCGCCATGCCGATGTTGGCATTGCTGGTGCACGTGATGGCAGGGTAGTACTGTTTGCCAAAGGTGAAAAGAAAAAAATACTTAAAGCTTCTGAAGCAGTAAAGGCAATAGAAGAAGAGATACAGGCAATGGTAGTAAAATAA
- the rseP gene encoding RIP metalloprotease RseP, whose protein sequence is MVTLTYILAAVILLGLCIFVHELGHLLGGKMVGIKAEVFSIGYGKGFIKKKWGDTTYQITLIPFGGYCKFYGEDPNDIREGKPYEFLSAHPLKRVVTVLMGPLFNLFFGIILFFIMNIHGYPVETNKIYIPEYLTKGEYVSPAYEAGLRTGDTIVAINNEQVVGFTDIQSKVAFSKGKPIAVKAVRGNDTLEVTIAPKKYTKKGYYTIGVMPYGDRVLVMGILDNSPAQKAGLKEMDEIIEANGTQFHSPEEFTQFIRQNAEKELSLTISRGGHLITLPITPQTKEVLTINQFTDMRFPKESYTITVDSMSLIKAAANAGKVFINGKAVQSFEEMKKIINSSKGVITLKTPGGTYNGIMKFERYGFLGVETAISPENKFIQYGAHDAFVKSLVDPFDFIALNFRGIGMMFSGELDVRQNLSGPIRIAKIAGDTAYYRGVSAFIILMAKISIILMVMNLLPIPMVDGSFILIFLYEAITRRAFSQKLLEKIQMIGFAILVLLGIFVIFNDLSFLPFFKDLF, encoded by the coding sequence ATGGTAACACTTACGTATATTCTGGCAGCAGTAATTTTACTGGGTTTGTGTATCTTTGTCCACGAGTTGGGGCACCTGTTAGGTGGCAAGATGGTGGGCATAAAGGCTGAAGTTTTTTCCATTGGTTATGGTAAAGGTTTTATTAAGAAGAAATGGGGTGATACTACCTATCAAATAACACTGATCCCCTTTGGGGGCTATTGCAAATTTTATGGTGAGGATCCAAACGACATCCGTGAAGGGAAGCCCTATGAGTTTTTAAGTGCACATCCCTTAAAGCGTGTTGTTACGGTACTTATGGGGCCGCTATTTAACCTTTTTTTTGGTATTATACTTTTTTTCATCATGAATATCCACGGCTATCCAGTTGAAACAAATAAAATTTACATACCTGAATATTTAACAAAAGGTGAATATGTTTCACCTGCGTATGAAGCAGGACTTCGGACGGGAGATACTATCGTTGCAATTAACAATGAGCAGGTTGTAGGGTTTACCGATATTCAGAGCAAAGTTGCCTTTTCCAAAGGTAAGCCTATTGCAGTTAAAGCAGTGCGAGGCAATGATACATTGGAAGTAACTATCGCCCCAAAAAAATACACAAAGAAGGGATACTATACCATTGGTGTTATGCCCTATGGAGATAGGGTGCTGGTTATGGGTATTCTTGATAACTCGCCTGCACAAAAGGCTGGCTTAAAAGAGATGGATGAGATCATTGAAGCAAATGGGACACAGTTTCACTCCCCTGAAGAATTCACACAATTTATACGACAGAATGCTGAAAAGGAATTATCTCTTACCATAAGCAGAGGTGGACACCTTATTACGCTTCCCATAACACCACAAACAAAAGAGGTGCTGACTATAAATCAGTTTACCGATATGCGCTTCCCAAAAGAAAGCTATACCATCACGGTTGATTCAATGTCACTGATTAAAGCAGCGGCAAATGCTGGAAAAGTTTTTATAAATGGAAAAGCAGTTCAGTCATTTGAAGAAATGAAAAAAATTATTAATTCCTCAAAAGGTGTCATAACACTTAAGACTCCTGGTGGCACCTATAATGGTATCATGAAATTTGAACGGTATGGATTTTTGGGAGTGGAAACAGCTATTTCGCCTGAAAATAAATTTATACAGTATGGTGCTCATGATGCGTTTGTAAAATCGCTGGTTGATCCATTTGATTTTATTGCACTTAATTTTCGTGGCATTGGCATGATGTTTTCAGGCGAGCTTGATGTGCGGCAAAATTTATCAGGTCCAATACGCATAGCAAAGATTGCTGGCGATACTGCATACTATCGCGGGGTGTCCGCATTTATTATACTTATGGCAAAAATTTCTATCATCCTTATGGTTATGAACCTGCTTCCTATTCCAATGGTTGATGGAAGCTTTATTCTCATTTTTCTATATGAGGCAATTACGCGTCGTGCATTCAGCCAGAAGCTTTTAGAAAAGATTCAGATGATTGGCTTTGCCATTCTGGTGCTTTTGGGCATATTTGTCATATTCAATGATTTATCGTTTTTGCCATTTTTTAAAGATTTATTTTAA
- a CDS encoding phosphatidate cytidylyltransferase yields MKERTKNTLTRILTAVVALPVYVFLIVTDSLYSLPVLLVSMIVTGVCLWEFYQIAEGQTGYRPFVKTGMISALIINIIMYSYAYGNITGIGSLTVNFDVRYLLAVVMIAISVLAAIHIVKRPLKGGIYSLGATILGWFIIVIPYAHIMLLKSLRDGIIFIIFVHLIVMINDTGAYFGGVYFGKHKANFKASPNKSWEGYFSGLLFGIVFAIIYSQLIEVLYGRYFFSIVESAIIGIIFSIIGNIGDLFESAMKRDGAIKDSGSIIPGHGGMWDVFDSTIFAMPLFYYYLIIRGIV; encoded by the coding sequence ATGAAAGAGCGCACTAAAAATACTTTAACACGGATTCTGACTGCAGTTGTTGCATTGCCGGTGTATGTGTTTTTAATTGTAACGGACTCATTGTATTCATTGCCGGTGCTTCTGGTTAGTATGATTGTTACTGGTGTATGCTTGTGGGAATTTTATCAGATAGCTGAAGGGCAAACCGGTTACAGGCCATTTGTAAAAACGGGAATGATTTCAGCATTGATTATAAATATTATTATGTATTCGTATGCTTATGGCAACATTACTGGTATTGGCAGCTTAACGGTAAATTTTGATGTACGTTACCTGCTGGCAGTTGTAATGATAGCTATCAGTGTGCTTGCTGCCATTCATATTGTAAAGCGACCATTAAAGGGGGGGATATATTCATTAGGAGCAACTATACTTGGGTGGTTTATTATTGTTATTCCATATGCACATATAATGTTATTAAAATCACTGCGTGATGGTATTATATTCATTATTTTTGTCCATCTGATTGTTATGATTAATGACACGGGTGCATATTTTGGAGGTGTGTATTTTGGAAAACATAAAGCCAATTTCAAGGCATCACCCAATAAGTCATGGGAAGGTTATTTCAGTGGACTTTTATTTGGCATTGTTTTTGCAATTATATACAGCCAGTTAATTGAAGTATTGTATGGTAGATATTTTTTCAGCATTGTTGAATCAGCCATTATTGGCATTATCTTCAGTATTATAGGTAATATTGGTGATTTATTTGAATCAGCAATGAAACGTGATGGTGCCATAAAAGATTCAGGTTCTATTATTCCAGGTCACGGTGGTATGTGGGATGTATTTGATTCAACAATATTTGCAATGCCATTGTTTTACTATTATTTGATAATCAGAGGGATTGTGTAA